A stretch of Campylobacter volucris DNA encodes these proteins:
- a CDS encoding tRNA1(Val) (adenine(37)-N6)-methyltransferase, with product MLKLFQYPKGYRYNNDSLLLFDFLSKQNLQGNVLDIGCGCGIIGLLIKQKFPNSKVFMLDIQQKNIDLTCKNSIENGLNVKTICQDFLYFKSDIRFDYLVSNPPFYKQNTQKTDNLHMNISRYQEFMPLEKMIAKINSIIKPNGKIYMCYEAEFLDVICAYFMQYKIKLTKLQFIHSNNAKSARLILLEARKNNKSPIEILPPLFMYENDKLSQAIEEIYKTTGTISYDLQ from the coding sequence ATGCTAAAGCTCTTTCAATATCCAAAAGGCTATCGTTACAACAATGATAGTCTTTTACTTTTTGATTTTTTATCCAAACAAAATTTACAAGGAAATGTTTTAGATATAGGTTGTGGTTGTGGAATTATAGGCTTATTAATAAAACAAAAATTTCCAAATTCTAAAGTTTTTATGCTTGATATACAACAAAAAAATATTGATTTAACTTGTAAAAATTCTATAGAAAATGGCTTAAATGTTAAAACTATTTGTCAAGATTTTTTATACTTTAAAAGTGATATTAGATTTGATTATTTAGTTTCTAATCCTCCATTTTATAAACAAAATACCCAAAAAACAGATAATTTACATATGAACATTTCAAGATATCAAGAATTTATGCCACTTGAAAAAATGATAGCTAAAATAAATTCCATAATTAAACCAAATGGAAAAATTTATATGTGCTATGAGGCTGAATTTTTAGATGTAATTTGTGCTTATTTTATGCAATATAAAATAAAACTTACCAAATTACAATTTATCCACTCTAATAATGCTAAATCAGCAAGATTGATACTATTAGAAGCTAGAAAAAATAACAAAAGTCCTATTGAAATTTTACCACCACTATTTATGTATGAAAATGATAAGTTAAGTCAAGCTATAGAAGAAATTTATAAAACAACTGGAACAATTAGTTATGATTTACAATAA
- a CDS encoding NAD(P)-binding domain-containing protein — MKIFDMVVIGAGPAGIAAGVEAKIKNKEVIILEKADAICQTLVKFYKEGKRVDKAYKGCDSTNHGHIDFNDGTRESTIETFEKTIKEHNLEIKFSSEVESIKQDGENFIVSTANENYICKNAVVAIGRMGKPNKPSYALPMTLTKIINFNANSTSQNEKILVVGGGNSAAEYAIDLAKNNDVTLCYRRETFSRLNDINLEDLQKAFNEGAIKAKLGIDIISVEDESGKAKVNFTDNSSEIYDRIIYAIGGSTPLDFLQKCSIQVDDKGVPSFDENKESNVKGLFVAGDIASKNGASIVVGLNDAFKICNHLYKC; from the coding sequence ATGAAAATTTTTGATATGGTAGTTATTGGCGCTGGGCCTGCTGGTATCGCAGCTGGAGTAGAAGCAAAAATAAAAAATAAAGAAGTAATTATATTAGAAAAAGCTGATGCAATTTGTCAAACTTTAGTTAAATTTTACAAAGAAGGCAAAAGGGTTGATAAAGCTTATAAAGGTTGTGATAGCACAAATCATGGTCATATAGATTTTAACGATGGAACTAGAGAAAGCACTATAGAAACTTTTGAAAAGACAATCAAAGAACATAATCTTGAAATTAAATTTTCAAGCGAAGTTGAAAGTATCAAACAAGATGGTGAAAATTTTATCGTTAGCACTGCAAATGAAAACTATATTTGCAAAAACGCTGTAGTTGCTATAGGTAGAATGGGCAAGCCGAACAAGCCAAGCTATGCTCTACCTATGACTTTAACTAAAATCATAAATTTTAACGCTAATTCTACTAGTCAAAATGAAAAAATTTTGGTAGTTGGCGGAGGAAATTCAGCTGCAGAATATGCAATAGATCTAGCTAAAAATAACGATGTTACACTTTGTTATAGAAGAGAAACTTTTTCAAGATTAAACGATATCAATCTTGAAGATTTGCAAAAAGCATTTAACGAAGGCGCTATTAAAGCAAAACTTGGCATAGATATTATAAGTGTTGAAGATGAAAGTGGCAAAGCTAAGGTTAATTTTACTGATAATTCTAGTGAAATTTATGATCGTATTATTTATGCTATAGGTGGTTCAACTCCACTTGATTTTTTACAAAAATGCTCTATACAAGTAGATGATAAAGGCGTTCCAAGCTTTGATGAAAATAAAGAAAGTAATGTTAAAGGCTTATTTGTAGCTGGAGACATAGCTAGTAAAAATGGTGCTTCTATCGTTGTGGGTTTAAATGATGCATTTAAAATCTGCAACCATCTTTATAAATGCTAA
- a CDS encoding YkgJ family cysteine cluster protein, with translation MIYNKDYDYTFDESACQRCQGKCCTGESGYIFASQDELYKIANFLNLSFEEFQKQYLIKVGFKFSFKEAKYEDGYRCIFFDTMHKKCLIYKYRPNQCKTFPFWEYFKTHKKELQKECIGVCFH, from the coding sequence ATGATTTACAATAAAGATTATGATTACACTTTCGATGAAAGTGCTTGTCAAAGATGTCAAGGAAAATGTTGCACTGGAGAAAGTGGCTATATATTTGCTAGTCAAGATGAGCTTTATAAAATAGCAAATTTTTTAAATTTGAGTTTTGAAGAATTTCAAAAACAATACCTCATCAAAGTTGGCTTTAAATTTAGTTTTAAAGAAGCAAAATACGAAGATGGTTATCGTTGTATTTTTTTTGATACAATGCATAAAAAGTGTCTAATATACAAATATAGACCAAATCAATGCAAGACTTTTCCATTTTGGGAATATTTTAAAACGCATAAAAAGGAGTTGCAAAAAGAATGCATAGGGGTTTGCTTTCATTAA
- a CDS encoding tetratricopeptide repeat protein produces the protein MHRGLLSLIILISIFSYTFAKNEQELLKALIYEEHFEYKNAYEIYAKLFKDSNESIYLQKALFLALSNDFKEKEQLLKDSKDFLHLPAIARLHALYAFEKGDYQEAENLVFNLIKNEQDYKNYELLGDIYTRKGLFTKALKEYNKAYELFAHENLLLKIVELNVRTKNINQAKKDLETFRKNYGCSLKTCTLLLKIYQEQNNTQASIELLQNLYKINNDIKYIYAIIELLSKEKKYTQALNIAKEYNIGTDTKVFLYTQLKDYKKAYEEVLKQYQLSKNKKYLSMAAILEFENYANTKSKKITDKKRLESILKKFEESVDIRSEALYQNFYGYTLIEYDVDIKKGIELVEWALEQEPENLYYLDSLAWGYYKLNDCKKAYEILQKTLHDKEFSNSPESKEHLEAIKKCLKK, from the coding sequence ATGCATAGGGGTTTGCTTTCATTAATCATATTAATATCCATTTTTAGCTATACTTTTGCCAAAAACGAACAAGAACTTCTAAAAGCTTTAATTTACGAAGAACATTTTGAATACAAAAATGCCTATGAAATTTATGCAAAATTATTTAAAGATAGTAATGAAAGTATTTATTTACAAAAAGCTTTATTTTTAGCTTTAAGTAATGATTTTAAAGAAAAAGAACAGCTTTTAAAAGACTCAAAAGACTTTTTACATTTACCTGCTATAGCAAGATTGCATGCTTTATATGCTTTTGAAAAAGGTGATTATCAAGAAGCAGAAAATTTAGTTTTTAATCTTATTAAAAATGAACAAGATTATAAAAATTATGAATTATTAGGTGATATTTACACAAGAAAAGGATTATTTACAAAAGCTTTAAAAGAATATAACAAAGCTTATGAACTTTTTGCTCATGAAAATCTTTTACTTAAAATAGTAGAACTTAATGTAAGAACTAAAAATATCAATCAAGCCAAAAAAGATTTAGAAACTTTTAGAAAAAATTATGGATGTTCATTGAAAACTTGTACTTTGCTTTTAAAAATTTATCAAGAGCAAAACAATACTCAAGCTAGCATAGAATTACTTCAAAATTTATATAAAATCAACAATGATATAAAATATATCTATGCCATTATAGAGCTTTTAAGTAAAGAAAAAAAATACACTCAAGCTTTAAATATCGCCAAAGAATACAATATAGGCACAGATACTAAAGTATTTTTATATACTCAACTTAAAGATTACAAAAAAGCTTATGAAGAAGTTTTAAAACAATACCAATTAAGTAAAAATAAAAAATACCTTTCAATGGCTGCCATTTTAGAATTTGAAAATTACGCAAATACAAAAAGTAAAAAAATCACTGATAAAAAAAGACTAGAATCAATCTTAAAAAAATTTGAAGAAAGTGTTGATATACGCAGCGAGGCTTTGTATCAAAATTTTTATGGCTATACTTTAATAGAATATGATGTAGACATTAAAAAAGGTATAGAGCTAGTAGAATGGGCTTTAGAGCAAGAACCTGAAAATCTTTATTATCTTGATTCGCTAGCTTGGGGGTATTATAAACTAAATGATTGTAAAAAAGCTTATGAAATTTTACAAAAAACCCTACATGATAAAGAATTTTCAAATTCACCAGAAAGCAAAGAGCATTTAGAGGCTATAAAAAAATGTTTGAAAAAATAA
- a CDS encoding HIT family hydrolase, FHIT branch — protein MEYLYAPWRDTYFNQKDKNSCPFCKCNEVLDQDEAFGVIFRAKYCFAIMNKFPYSPGHFMIIPYEHTENIEDLDDKIWIQMSQYVQIGVKILKGELFAQGVNIGMNLSTAAGAGIAPHCHYHLVPRWQGDTNFITTIANTRVCGSDLKQIYEKLRKAFLAHV, from the coding sequence ATGGAATATTTATACGCACCTTGGAGAGATACATATTTTAATCAAAAAGATAAAAATTCTTGTCCATTTTGTAAATGTAATGAAGTTTTAGATCAAGATGAAGCTTTTGGAGTGATTTTTAGGGCAAAATATTGTTTTGCAATTATGAATAAATTTCCTTATAGTCCTGGACATTTTATGATCATACCCTATGAGCATACTGAAAATATAGAAGATTTAGATGATAAAATTTGGATACAAATGAGCCAATATGTGCAAATTGGTGTGAAAATTTTAAAAGGTGAACTTTTTGCTCAAGGTGTAAATATCGGTATGAATTTAAGCACAGCAGCAGGAGCTGGTATAGCACCTCATTGTCATTATCATTTAGTGCCAAGATGGCAAGGGGATACTAATTTTATTACTACTATTGCAAACACTAGAGTATGTGGAAGTGATTTAAAACAAATTTATGAAAAACTACGCAAAGCTTTTTTAGCTCATGTTTGA